tttttttaataaactacatAGCTGTGGATCTTAGTTaagcagcagtcattacctgctAGGTAGCTGACTGTACAACATTAGGCGTCCCAAGCAGATGTCACTGAACGAAAGACAAGGGCCTAAATTAGATCAAAATGTATGGCGCTGTCATTTACTATACTTGAATGACAGAAGCCATTTCAATTCTACCTTTCTAAGGGGTAGGCTATGCTTTAGTCGTGTTCACTAGGGTACACACAGACCCTGGCGATGCAGACTCACCTTTCTCTTGCACAGGTGCTGCACGATCTTGTCTGGAGTGCTGCGCAGAACGTTCTGGCGGCAGAGCATCACCGCGGAGACGAAGCCGTCGGCACGGGAGACGAACTGCTGCTCCAGGAAGAAGGCCTTGTGGTCCCAGGCCAAGATTCGGCTGCGCAGCTCGAAGGGCTCGAGCAGGGTCAGTGAGCGCCGGTAGCGGATGGTGGACGCCCCCAGCACCATGCCGGCCCCCAAGGCACGAATGGCCCTGAAGACGCCGTTGCGGGTGTAGAGGGAGAAGCGTGCAAAGTCACACTCGCGCAGGTAGCGGGCGTTGTTCATGTGGCCCATGAAGTCGATGTCTTGGGGCAGCACCCTCCCGCCGAAACACTGCTCCCTCAGGATGTCTCTCACGACGGGCTGGAACCAGGCATGGACAACCACAGCCACCCCCCGAACGAAGTACCACACATCCAGGGAAGAGAAGAGGAGCAGGAGCACGCCCAGCACCCACAGCCACATCTCAGCAGCACGGCTTCTCCACTGACAATCGCCACCAACGGTGTTTAGTGTGCCAcaatgtactttttattttcagtgtaatattttattcttttggtttcacaattattattattaaagtgtaaatataaaaacacacaatttacaaaaacatttccAGCTACTGTTTTTTCTCTTTGGCCCTAAGGATTTAATCTTGTCTGATACAGAGTTTACCTCCCCCAGCACATATCTTTAACGTATTCCTTTATTTTACACTGTTCTTTAGTATCACTGTAATCTCagtttacagtactgtatctatgtatttactgtacataacAGAAGCGTCAATCCTCACCCTTCTTTGTATTCTATATATTTCCCCGTTACTATTTATCTCGCAATTCCCTCAAATAAAcagtgtgctgtgtgtttgtattcacATACAACTTTCCCAGTTTAGCAGCTTCAGTGGTACAGCTTTGGTTCACTATGATAAATCTGTCACCTTCATTACCCACCACGTTACCTGTTTACGTTTACAGTAATCCAAGTTTCAGGCACGTTGCGTATGGATTTTAAAGTATACTCAATGCACTGTTAAAAAACAATTGAATTGAATAACTGTTAAAGTAAGTTGCATTAAACCCGCGTCACTATACTATAGAACTGAGTTAATACACAGCACAGAGACCTTTGACCGTGATCCTGTGTAGCTTCTAACAAACAGCGTCAGCGTTTACTATGGTACGGTCTATCAGAGGTACTTCTCATGAAATGTATCCACATCTCCCTTAAGCAGTGActtcttgttgtttttaataaatagtacCCTATTTCTACATATCTAGCAACTCCTGTTTACTCGCCGTCATGTCATCTCATTGCAATTTATACCGGTATTTCCAGCAACATCAAAATCGTTCCGTTTTCCGCACCACGTGACTATAATGTGCCGATGCCAGAGTCTTCCATGTCATGTGACTGCTCAGTCTATTTCTTTTCAAAGCTCTACTATATATAGTCAACTCCCCCTTTTGCAGTGCTTCCAAAGGTACTACAAAATGCTCCTTTCAGGagaactgaggaagtcagcacctccggtcacttttttttagtaaaaaaaaaacgcttattcactgccaatcatgaactactttagatgtctcatggctgcagtataggatattggtcttaggtttagggtttcggtgtagggagaggattattgttttattaacaataaccaatcagagtgcaatGTCCTTACAGCAGAATCtcgtgttacctttgtaaggacagcaccCCTTTTCTTCCGTCCCTGCCGAAGCGGTGCATCCTGGGGATCCAAACAGTTCCGGTGGTGAGTTTTCTCCTATctctataatgtaaagtctgcCTCATTAACTATTCCAAGCTTCCTTTtgaaaacgattgcatttttttttagcaagattcatcttgatttatttagagacacccctccttaagACATATGcgttattatttctacgatcgaTGTTTTCAATTTGCTtgacaagagctctttatcgcCGCAGTGCTGTCAGAAACTGCCGGCTATTCATGAGCAGACAAGACGAGGCCGTGGTTTGATCTTTGGTTTGATTGTCAAGGGATGGAATGAGATAGACAGATCGAGATTGGTGGCAATTCAATTCTTCAGTTTTTTGATAGCGGCTTAATTAGGTCTATTTATTAGGTTATTGTTTATTAGGTTAATTAGGTCTTTTTTTACTTATTGTtatcatcattaatattattaatatttcaatCACGACTACAATTAATAGGCTTACGCTATTAATTAACAGGCTTACCTCGCAGATGTTGCGCAATTAATTGTGGCAACacaggtaaaaaataataataataatatttccctTTTCAATTTTCCtccagcctatatatatatatatatatatagagagagagagagagagagagagagagagagagagagagagagagagagagatagatatatagatatagatatatgttATTCTATTAATGGCTTTATTGCCTGACGATTGTAATTGAGGCAATATACACTGTGTTTAATTGTAGGCCTACATTCATacctgtgacattttgaaatctataaaTCAAGATGAATCTTAAAAATACAATCGTTTTCAAATGAGAAAGCTTGGAATAGGTAAAGATGCAGACTTTACGATAAGAGAAAACTCGCCCccggaactctttggattcccatgatgcaccacTTCGGTAGAACCCGCTCAACATTTATCAGCCAATTTGATGCATTGGGTGCTAGTGTCCATGAAGGCCATGTGTCTACTAACACGGACGTGGCGCTCTAAAGAAATTCCTCCATTAGCTGAATTCATAAACCAAATCACTCATGGCAAAATATGAACGTCCATCACATCTGAACACTCATACTTTTACAACATACCACTCAGCCTGGGGTCCCTTTCTTCAAGACACCCTTCCCCTTATTCCCTAATCTGTAATATTGTGAAATGAAGGCAATGTTAGGGTTCTAAACCCTTCATTTCAGATATCAGCTGGTAAGATAACCTTAGATGACTTATGCACTTGAATAGATGTATAATACATTACAGTTTGGTCTACCGTGAAATTGATAATTAAGAGGTACAGTGTGTTTTCTATTATGTCTCAGGTTTAGTAGTTACATGCTCTTTAAAtattattgctgttttatttcttaaatgtCTTTACATGCTCACGGCTATAATTTCAAGGAAGCACAGGGGCAAAGATTGGGAGGGGTTGCTATTTTCTGGGCTAGTAACTTATTAGTTACTTTGCAAAGACTaatattttgtgtttaaactgaAACAGCCTTCAACAGACAAGTGATTAATAGGTATGGATGATTAATCTATAATTCAACCAGATCTGTCTGTTCAGTTCAGTACAGTCGCCCCCTCCATTCTCCTTCCATTTCAGTCTCCAATACACCCCAGAGTAGCGCTCTCCCATcttgtcttgttttctttttccaaacAATAGGAGTTAGTATATTGGTTCCTGAACAATTGTAACTCCGTACACCCGTAGGACTGAAGAGGTTCCGGCAGTTAACTGGTTGAGCATCTCCTCTTTGACTTTGGGATCCCTGCATGCCAGCGGGTCTTGGGAGTTGCAGTGGAAAGCCACTATCATCCGCTTCTCGTTTGCTTCTGTGAAAGGGGCATGATTTAAACACTCATGACCTGACTGGCCCTGCCTTAATGCTTGTTTCAATTCAGTAGCATCAATGTATCCAatacaattatattaaaatacacaaattTGATTTCGGTATACAGCAGATAAAAGAGTGGTGAAGTTGAATGAGGAATTCTTACTTGTGAAGAGAGATGTTGAAGCAGGTGTGCTCCGGCCCGCATGCTCCTGCACTGTGGTGATGTTGAAGAGGTATTGGCTTGCTGGTTTCAGGTtagagatgacagtggaattggaggctgcAGTGGTGGAGCCCTGGTGACCCCAGAAGGAGCTGTAGTAGGTGATGTTGAAGCTGTGTGGGATCTTATCCATACCGACAGGTCTGCCCCAACTCAGAGAAACAGAGTTGGATCCCACAGAGTCAGCCATTAGTTGCCCTGGTGGGGCTGGAGCTTGGGAAAAGTGCAAGGATATTACTTATATTCAAAACATCATTTTACAACAACACACCATACAACATCCTGACCCCTCTACAAGCGCACCAGAATGCATTTGCTCTTTGCCATGTCTTCCCCACTATTATACCATTCATGTACTGTTCTTTAACTACGGTACACTATTGTTTCCTAGCAATTACTCATTACTGTTCTGTGAACCAGGAAAACGTCTCGTATAGGCCCATTGAAGCAGGTAAAGTAATGCAGAGAAAATGTTTCCTGCAAACCCTACGTTCCATGCAGTACATGTTGAGCTCAAACCCAGATTGTCTGCACATACCTGTGTAGACTGATGTACTAGCAGGGGGACAGTCTTTGACACATTTCACAGGGAAGACCTGCAATGTGTAGAGACAGCCGGGAGTCAGAGAGGTCACAACAGCAGTCACAGAGTGTTACTGTGAAGGTCTGACTTGTCTGCCCGGAGACTTCTATCGACAAGGAAGACATTAGACATTCTTTCAGTTAAAATGAAATAcagacattttaattaaacattaatgTGTCCTAATTTATGTAAAAAGATGTCTGTGTTCAGCCCAGTGAAATTCTAGTACAATCTACATGTAAAGCATTGGGAGCATGGAGCTTGGCACTTGGTTTCAGGACACTAGTACCCCATTTACACTACACACTTTTAAGCCAACTCTGAGATGGCTTAGGTCTTTTTGTTGTAGTGTAAATGTAGCTGTCCATCCTAAAAGTGGCCTGCTGTACACTTGTTacagattatttatatatatatgagagagagagagagagagagagagagagagagagagagagagagagagagagagagagaagcattCATATTTAAAAGTAGAAAGAAGGTTGTTGAGCTGGTATGGGGGAGATGTAGATGATTTGATCTGCTTCTCTCTGTTAAGGGGAACCCGGCAGTGCCTGTGCTGTTATGCTAACCCAGTATATGTGTGGAGTGGGGGGTTTGCAAGAATCACCCCATTCAGTTATATTCCTCAATGGGTGTAAATCCCTGAAAGTAGGTGTActtagtgatgtcatttacttgtgtgtgtgtgtagctttaCTGTGGTATCTTTACAACCGAAAGGTATTTACAgtacaaaatgaaaagaaaaaaaaatacagtggctACATGGGACAGTTTAACTTCAAAAGTAGAAAGTAAATCCTTTATGAAGAAtggatgctgttttgaaggcaaagggtggtcacaccaaatatggatttgatttagatttttcttctgttcactcactttgcatttagttaattgataaatataatctattaacatgtctatttttgaaagcattcttactttacagcattttttcacacctgcctaaaacttttgcacagtactgtatatatatatatatatatatatatatatatatatatatatatatatatatatatatatttgaacacACAATATAAAATGAGATGTACTTCTGCACACCACATGCTATTTTCTTGGTTGTGGGTAAAGCTAGACTTCTCAACTCATTAATACTTACCTTCATAACAGTGGAGAAGCAATCCAGAACTACAAGAACAATCATTCCAGTTGTTGTTTGTTAGACGAGCAGCACAATCTTCATGTCCCTCAGAATTATTCGGCTCACCGGGTGCCCAATTATAatagctgctgctgtctccatcTGACCACTGCCAACCCCCTGGGATTCTGTGCAGTCCGATCCACGTATCTGTAGCTGAGGCACCCAGAACAGGTTCATTCTGAGGGGTAACAGTGACCAGgtctgagtattattattattattattatttatttcttagcagacgcccttatccagggcgacttacaatcgcaagcaaatacaaatacattcaagtgttacaatataagtcatacaataagaacaagaaatacaataattctcaagtgtgacaaaccagaattcaataatacagcagataatagtgaaagttacatcaggatatgattaagtacaaaatactacagattaaacacttggcagattacaatattctgaggtacaggattaaaatagtaaaatagggggcagataagagcaaaataaagcatatttaaatgaagggtgatagtgtcccaggatacaacagaggagttctacaggtgctgtttgaagaggtgagtcttaaggaggcgccggaatgtggtcagggactgggcagtcctgacatctgtaggaaggtcgttccaccactgcggagcaagggtggagaaggagcgggctcgggaggcaggggagcgtagcggaggtggagccagtcttctagtgcaggcggagcggagaggtcgagtgggggtgtagggagagatgagggtctggaggtagctgggtgcagtctgatcaaggcatctgtaggctagtacaagagtcttgaactggatgcgagcggtgatcgggagccagtggagcgagcggagtagtggagtagcgtgggcgaagcgaggtagagagaacaccaggcgagcagcagagttctggatgagctggagcggacgggtggcggacgcagggaggccagccaggagggagttgcagtagtctaggcgggagagtaccagggcctggaccaggagctgggtagcatagttggtgaggaagggtcggattcttcggatgttgctcaggaagaatctgcaagtgcgtgccagagtggagatgtgctgggaataagagaggcaggggtcctgAGTAGCAGGATCTGCAGTAATACTGTGCTTCAGACCATGTTTTAGATGAACTGATAAGATGATAACTTCTCTGTGCAGAACATGAGGTTGCAAAAAGAGCTGAAAAAGAAATAGTGTCAGCTAGAACCGTAGTTTTTCTTTCTATGTGTTCTATCTTTTCTATTTTTATTCTATTATAAACTGTTTTTTAGTGAAAATAAGGGACCATAGTCACAAATCAGTTACTCATAagttgtttaaagaatgttttgattaataaaataaatatgttgtaaAACTTAAAGCATTGTCCTAGGTTTTTGTTAAGGAAACCAACAGCTTTCATGAATATGAATCTAAAAATGTCTGGCTTGAGTCAGATATAAGCTCTCCAGTTTTGCTTATTGTATTGATAAGTGGTATTTGAAAATGGTCTATGCTACTCACCCAGACAAACACCCAGAGTCTTCTCCATGGTCCCTTTCTTCAGCACTCTCTAGAGTGGAACAGGTGTGTAAGTTCTGGTGACTTTACTGTATCGGTCAGGTCCTtatcttcataataataatattgtattcagcACATTTAAATAGAGATGTGTTGTTTTCTTTAGGCTCTTGTTACCTTAAACAAACACAGAGAGACTATTTAAATTCACACTGAGCTTGGATAGGTACCCCAGTACGAATGTGATTGGATGtattttgaccccccccccccccccccccttatttgTGTTCCAGTCATCTGGGCTAATTGTTATTTATACTGTCCACAGCCTGACAGCTTGTCCTCCATTTAATGTTTTACCTTTCTAATATCCTATTGTGtattctgtatgattctctgtaATGCTAGGGAGTATTATAGGACTCCTTCAGGAATACTCTAGTAATACTGATGGATTAGTATAAGAGTACTATAGGAATCATATGTCTATTTTAGAGTATGTTGTATGAATACTATAGGAATCCTTTAAGACTGTTCCTGTAGCATTCAATAGCAGTGGAGCAGCGAGCTCTCATATTCACTGTAGGCTCATAAggtgacaactttttacataaGTTTCCTTTTTAGGATTTTTCTGTGtaattacagtggctctcaaaagtattcacccccttggacttttccacattttattatgttacaacatggaatcaaaatggatttaattaggagtttttgccactgatcaacacaaaaaaaagtccataatgtcaaagtgaaaaataaaatctacaaattgttccaaattaattacaaatacaaaacagaaaataattgattgcataagtattcacccccttgagtcaatatttggtagaggcacctttggcagcaattacagccatgagtctatttggataagtctctaccagctttgcacatctggacactgcattttttgcccattcttctttgcaaaattgctcaagctctgtcaagttggatggggacctttggtgaacagcaattttctctttgcacatattctcaattggattgaggtccaggctttgactgggccactccgggacattgacctttttgtttttaagccactccagtgtggctttggctgtatgtttggggtcattgtcctgttggaagatggatcttctcccaagtcccaggtctcttgcagactgcagcaggttttcctccaggatttctctgtactttgctgcatccattttgccctctatcttcacgagctttccaggccctgacacagagaagcatccccatagcatgatgctgccaccaccatgcttcacggtagggattgtgttctcaggatgatgtgcggtgttaggcctgcgccaaacatagcgcttagcaatgaggccaaaaagctctattttggtctcatcagaccatagaatcttcttcctcttgccttctggcaaactctagccgagatttgatgtgagtttctcttccataaaggccagttttgtgaagcacccaggctattgttgccgtatgcacagtgtctcccagctcagccgtggaagactgtaactcctttagagttgccataggcctcttggtggcctccctgactagtgcccttctcgcccggatactcagttt
The Acipenser ruthenus chromosome 3, fAciRut3.2 maternal haplotype, whole genome shotgun sequence genome window above contains:
- the them6 gene encoding protein THEM6-like is translated as MWLWVLGVLLLLFSSLDVWYFVRGVAVVVHAWFQPVVRDILREQCFGGRVLPQDIDFMGHMNNARYLRECDFARFSLYTRNGVFRAIRALGAGMVLGASTIRYRRSLTLLEPFELRSRILAWDHKAFFLEQQFVSRADGFVSAVMLCRQNVLRSTPDKIVQHLCKRKVESPEFPEDLKHWISYNSASSQTLRAESELAGKSQ